A stretch of Cupriavidus necator DNA encodes these proteins:
- a CDS encoding tripartite tricarboxylate transporter substrate binding protein, whose product MKSVLNRFGRTLGAIALAACATSALAQGGYPNRPIRIIVPWPAGGGVDAVTRTVAEKMTASLGQQVVVDNRPGATGNIGAGMGAKAAPDGYTLLVASAPMAINASLHKNLPFDMGKDFAPLGLMASSPYMLVVNPSVGGSVKELVARAKAEPGKLSYASPGPGTQQNVISEVFKETAHINVVHAPYKGGPQALTDMVGGHIHMMFHGVPAVMPFVKGGQLKGIAVASKQRLPLFPDVPTMAEAGFPGIEASEWYGLVAPAGTPREIVALLSKEIDKALNAPGVRQQLVSKGYEPASQSSPDQFATFMAAEQKKWALAIKQTGFRLE is encoded by the coding sequence ATGAAATCCGTATTGAACCGTTTTGGCCGTACCCTGGGCGCGATCGCATTGGCTGCCTGCGCCACCAGCGCGCTGGCACAAGGCGGATATCCCAACCGGCCAATCCGCATCATCGTGCCGTGGCCGGCAGGCGGCGGCGTCGATGCCGTCACCCGCACGGTGGCCGAGAAGATGACCGCCAGCCTCGGGCAGCAAGTCGTGGTCGACAACCGCCCCGGGGCGACCGGCAATATCGGCGCCGGCATGGGCGCCAAGGCGGCGCCGGATGGCTACACGCTGCTGGTCGCCAGCGCGCCGATGGCGATCAACGCCAGCCTGCATAAGAACCTGCCCTTCGACATGGGCAAGGACTTCGCGCCGCTGGGGCTGATGGCAAGCTCGCCGTACATGTTGGTGGTCAACCCGTCCGTGGGCGGCTCGGTCAAGGAACTGGTGGCACGGGCCAAGGCGGAGCCCGGCAAGCTCAGCTATGCCTCGCCCGGCCCGGGCACCCAGCAGAACGTGATCAGCGAGGTGTTCAAGGAAACCGCGCATATCAACGTCGTGCACGCGCCGTACAAGGGCGGACCCCAGGCGCTGACCGACATGGTGGGAGGCCATATCCACATGATGTTCCACGGCGTGCCGGCGGTGATGCCGTTCGTCAAGGGCGGCCAGCTCAAGGGCATCGCCGTGGCCAGCAAGCAGCGGCTGCCGTTGTTCCCCGACGTGCCGACCATGGCGGAAGCCGGCTTCCCGGGCATAGAAGCCAGCGAATGGTATGGCCTGGTCGCGCCTGCCGGCACGCCCAGGGAGATCGTTGCGCTGCTGAGCAAGGAAATCGACAAGGCGCTGAATGCGCCAGGTGTGCGCCAGCAGCTTGTCAGCAAGGGCTATGAGCCGGCCAGCCAGAGCTCTCCGGACCAGTTTGCGACGTTCATGGCGGCAGAGCAGAAGAAATGGGCGCTCGCCATCAAGCAGACCGGGTTCCGGCTGGAGTAG